The DNA segment AAAAAGTATCTTCAATCGATATCGAAAATGCGGAACAAATAGTCAATAACTATATGATCGGAGTAACTCACGGCACTCAGCATTCAGCTTTGGCACAACGGTTCCAAGATCTTATTCTCAGTGCAGATGGGCAACGGAAGCTTGCTCAGTTTGGTTTCACAGTTCTAACGAAATAACAATGCAGAATTCTCAACATCCGTTATCCCACTCTCAACAGCTTGCCTACGCCCCGTGGTTACTGGTGCCGGCCATAGTCGGTCTATTATTCCTCATCTTCCCAATATTTGCGTTGCTACTAAGCACGCCTTGGGTTTCTATTATCGATCTGTTGCACAGCCCCGAAGCAACAGATGCATTATGGCTATCCGTAAAATCTGCTAGCATCGCCACGCTTTTGACCACTGTCTTTGGTGTTCCCCTCGCATTCGCTATCGCGCGTAGCAAACAGTGGCAAGGGAAGCTTCTGCGTATTCTCGTGCTACTTCCGTTAACACTTCCCCCAGTCGTCTCTGGTCTTGCACTCATGCTGGTCTGGGGACGGCGAGGAATGTTGGGATATTATCTTGATATAGCCGGATATTCCATCAGCTTCTCGACCATAGCTGTTATTTTTTCCCAGATCTTCGTCTCGCTCCCTTTTTTAGTGATTACCTTTGAAGCAGCCATACGGACACATGGGACTGCATACGAAGATACTGCGGTGGCGCTTGGCGCCTCAAGAACTCGCACATTTTTCACAGTCTCGCTCCCTTTACTAGCCCCAGCATTAATATCTTCTATGGCCTTGGCTTTCTCGAGAGCCCTCGGCGAATTTGGAGCCACAATTACGTTTGCCGGATCTTTACAAGGCATCACCCGCACAATGCCCATCCAGATTTATTTACAACGCGAACTCGACACTGACCAAGCGCTGGCTTTAGCCGTTATACTGATCAGCATCGCACTCGTCATGCTTGTCATTGGTAGTGTTCGGCTCCCCCTCTTTAGAATCTCTCGTATCCGTTCCTTGCCTTTAAAAAATCCTCAGGATTATAGTCACGAGCAGCGTAATTCCCAAGCGACTTCCGCCCCTGAGATTACTGTTCAAGCAAGTATCAAGGATCGAGACTTTAACGTGTCAACAACGTTTAAAGCCAACACAATAACAGTAATCAATGGCCCAAACGGCTCTGGAAAATCAACTCTCCTTAACCTGATCGCTGGAAATATCGTGGCAACACACGGTGGAGTTACGTTCACCCCGCCGCATCCGCGAGTGTCACTCCTACAGCAAAATCCATATTTGTTCCCTCATCTGAATGTCGTGCAGAATGTTGAATTCAGCTTTCGCTGCCGTGGTTTTTCTCGCACTCAAGCCCGCGCTCGCGCCATGGAAGAATTATCGTTCGTCGGCATAGAAACTCATGCACTACAGGACGTCAGGCAATTGTCTGGCGGAGAAGCTCAACGAGTTGCTATCGCCAGAGCAATGGCAACCGAACCCAACGTCGTCCTTCTAGACGAACCATTCACTGCGCTCGATGAAACTACTGCACGTAAGCTTAGAGTTACGCTGCGCAAACGACTTCAAGCAGAATCTGTCACTGCTCTGATCGTCTCTCACGACCGACAAGACACCGAATACTTTGCTCATTCGCTTCTCCAACTCCAACATGGAAAAATAATCAGCCATGAGTAATTGACAACTAGTTAACTATCTTCTCGATGCCACTGACCGGAACGACCACCAGCTTTATATGTAATTTTGCAATCAGTGATCTCAACACTTCGGTCCACACCCTTGACCATATCAACTATTGCTAAAGCGCTAACCGTGGCCGCGGTTAAAGCCTCCATTTCTACGCCAGTACGATCGGCAGTTCGTATCGTAGCTGAAATCGCAATATGATCTTCTTCTAAACTCATATCTACGCTAGCTCCATGAATACCGATGATGTGCGCGAGCGGTAGAAGATCCGGAACTTTTTTTGCTGCTTGAATACCACTAATTCTAGCTACCGCTAAAACATCACCTTTCGGCACAGTACCTTCGCGCAGAGCGCGCATAACTTTCGTGGAGCACTTTACTTTTGCTGTAGCAGTCGCAACACGGTTAGTCGGTTGTTTTTCAGTTACGTCTACCATGTACGCATGTCCAGTATTATCCAGGTGTGTAAACGAGGTCTGAGAGTTTGACATATTGTTTTCCTTAACGTAGACGGAGAATAGAAATGTTCTGACCTGGCTGAACCCATTTTTCAGTTGCAGGTACCAAAGCAAGAGCAGTGGCCTTAGGTAAGGACCCGACAAAGTGAGACGCCGAACCACCAGCAGATGCAGGAACTACTCCCCTCTCACTTTCCACTACAGGTACAAACTGGTCACGGCCTAGTTTATGCTTCCATGAGGTACCAGCTACAGAAGTGGTAAATAAATCAGCATATTCAATCCGTTTCCCGCCTTCCATGACGTTGAGTAACGGCAAAACAAATAGATACATGGAAACATATACACTTACCGGGTTTCCTGGTAAACATATGACAGGAACACCAGAGATCTCTCCAAAACCTTGAGGCTTTCCTGGTTGCATCATGACTTTAGTAAAATTTACCCCGTGCGAACGCAGACTCGATTTGACGACATCGAATGCCCCCGCACTCACTCCCCCCGTAGTGAGCACTAGATCGCATTCACTCACCAATTTTTCGATCGTCTCAACAAAGTGGGCAGAATCATCAGAATGCAAAGAGCGCACAGTCACATTAGCTCCTCGCTCAAATAGCAACCCACTAACGAGGAATGAATTCGAATCCGGGATAGTGCCGAAGTCTAACTCTTCACCGGGCGAACGCAATTCATTTCCAGTAGCTACTACCCCGACATTTAACTGACGATGAACCTTGACTGTCGCAAAACCGACAGCCGAAAACGCTGCGATATGGGACGGAGTAACCCTCGTTCCAGCTGTGAAAATTTTCTCCCCGACAGCCACGTCTTCGCCCGCATGGCGTACATTCGCATTTTTTTGGAGGGATATCTTGGGAACCACACAGTCGGGTGCCTGAGTAGCCATGTTCTCCATACCGCCGATAGTATCTTCGACGCGGATAACACTATTTGCACCTTCGGGCAGTGGTGCACCAGTCATTATTCGACTGGCTTGCCCGGGGAATATTTTCACTTGTGGAGCACATCCCGCTGGAATATCTTCGACAACACGGAGTTCTTGTCCCGGAATCACATC comes from the Arcanobacterium phocisimile genome and includes:
- a CDS encoding ABC transporter permease, with amino-acid sequence MQNSQHPLSHSQQLAYAPWLLVPAIVGLLFLIFPIFALLLSTPWVSIIDLLHSPEATDALWLSVKSASIATLLTTVFGVPLAFAIARSKQWQGKLLRILVLLPLTLPPVVSGLALMLVWGRRGMLGYYLDIAGYSISFSTIAVIFSQIFVSLPFLVITFEAAIRTHGTAYEDTAVALGASRTRTFFTVSLPLLAPALISSMALAFSRALGEFGATITFAGSLQGITRTMPIQIYLQRELDTDQALALAVILISIALVMLVIGSVRLPLFRISRIRSLPLKNPQDYSHEQRNSQATSAPEITVQASIKDRDFNVSTTFKANTITVINGPNGSGKSTLLNLIAGNIVATHGGVTFTPPHPRVSLLQQNPYLFPHLNVVQNVEFSFRCRGFSRTQARARAMEELSFVGIETHALQDVRQLSGGEAQRVAIARAMATEPNVVLLDEPFTALDETTARKLRVTLRKRLQAESVTALIVSHDRQDTEYFAHSLLQLQHGKIISHE
- the moaC gene encoding cyclic pyranopterin monophosphate synthase MoaC → MSNSQTSFTHLDNTGHAYMVDVTEKQPTNRVATATAKVKCSTKVMRALREGTVPKGDVLAVARISGIQAAKKVPDLLPLAHIIGIHGASVDMSLEEDHIAISATIRTADRTGVEMEALTAATVSALAIVDMVKGVDRSVEITDCKITYKAGGRSGQWHREDS
- the glp gene encoding gephyrin-like molybdotransferase Glp gives rise to the protein MERCELYLLPLREHNEMRVMKTVEQHYDDILSLANTSPVIDVPIEKALNRVLAEDIIAHYPIPPFTNSAMDGFAVRAQDVIPGQELRVVEDIPAGCAPQVKIFPGQASRIMTGAPLPEGANSVIRVEDTIGGMENMATQAPDCVVPKISLQKNANVRHAGEDVAVGEKIFTAGTRVTPSHIAAFSAVGFATVKVHRQLNVGVVATGNELRSPGEELDFGTIPDSNSFLVSGLLFERGANVTVRSLHSDDSAHFVETIEKLVSECDLVLTTGGVSAGAFDVVKSSLRSHGVNFTKVMMQPGKPQGFGEISGVPVICLPGNPVSVYVSMYLFVLPLLNVMEGGKRIEYADLFTTSVAGTSWKHKLGRDQFVPVVESERGVVPASAGGSASHFVGSLPKATALALVPATEKWVQPGQNISILRLR